In one Agrobacterium tumefaciens genomic region, the following are encoded:
- a CDS encoding endo-1,4-beta-xylanase has product MRIGRRNFLGGAACAGLLHGMAGQGFAAQKKAPVKTAPYGAAVYLPDLTADSRVGEAVVKYCSRITPVTEMKWEVMRPSEEVFDFAAADALANFARQHNLSMHGHPLIWYASNAPWLAGVRGAKVEKLMETHIVKVMERYKDVIHSWDVVNEPIPDVPGNVRSRRDAWYYGAGPDAIKKAFEIAHAVDPKAQLVLNEYDVEFSVEKSPAKRAAFRNLILELLEKGAPINAVGLQGHLRGGWPIAKDELAAFTKEMRSYGLAVLVTELDVMDQTLPAPEAERDMLINQQVRDFLEAASEGGPLSSITTWGISDQYTWIRWAYPRRDGTVNRPLPLDWSFNEKPMMAVINEFRNRGA; this is encoded by the coding sequence ATGCGGATCGGGCGACGGAATTTTCTCGGTGGTGCGGCATGTGCCGGCCTGTTGCATGGCATGGCCGGCCAGGGATTTGCCGCGCAGAAGAAAGCGCCGGTGAAAACAGCTCCCTATGGTGCGGCCGTTTATCTTCCTGACCTCACCGCCGATAGCCGCGTCGGCGAGGCGGTGGTCAAATATTGCTCACGCATCACCCCCGTTACCGAAATGAAATGGGAGGTCATGCGACCTTCCGAAGAGGTGTTCGATTTTGCCGCCGCCGATGCGCTCGCCAATTTTGCGCGGCAGCACAATCTTTCCATGCATGGCCATCCGCTCATCTGGTACGCCTCCAATGCGCCCTGGCTTGCCGGCGTCCGCGGTGCGAAGGTCGAGAAGCTGATGGAAACCCACATCGTCAAGGTGATGGAGCGCTACAAGGATGTGATCCATAGCTGGGATGTGGTCAATGAGCCGATCCCCGACGTGCCCGGCAATGTCCGTTCGCGGCGCGACGCCTGGTATTACGGCGCAGGTCCGGACGCGATCAAAAAGGCCTTCGAGATCGCCCATGCCGTCGATCCGAAAGCCCAGCTGGTCCTCAACGAATATGATGTGGAATTTTCGGTCGAAAAATCGCCGGCCAAGCGGGCAGCCTTCCGTAACCTCATTCTCGAACTGCTCGAGAAGGGCGCGCCCATCAACGCCGTTGGCCTGCAGGGGCACCTGCGCGGCGGCTGGCCCATCGCCAAGGACGAGCTTGCCGCCTTTACCAAGGAAATGCGCAGTTACGGTCTTGCCGTTCTGGTGACGGAACTGGATGTGATGGACCAGACGCTGCCCGCGCCAGAAGCCGAACGTGACATGCTGATAAACCAGCAGGTCCGTGATTTTCTCGAAGCGGCTTCAGAAGGCGGGCCGCTTTCCTCCATCACCACATGGGGCATTTCGGACCAATATACCTGGATCCGCTGGGCTTACCCGCGCCGGGACGGCACTGTGAACCGGCCGCTGCCGCTGGACTGGAGCTTCAACGAAAAGCCGATGATGGCCGTCATCAATGAATTCCGGAACCGTGGTGCATGA
- a CDS encoding glycosyltransferase, whose amino-acid sequence MEFKVLVSVSIVIPVRNGERYIVEAIESVLFQGETVCEVLVVDDGSTDATAQKVQGFSDPRVKLLARPQGRQGVSAVRNFGLSQARGEWTMFLDADDRLKAGAIAALGAGVSGPDVVAVYGDYERIDENGAKIGRRNLIRRREKPDGFILQPLLGGNFIVNGGIMLVRTRIFQDFGGFDETLRYAEDWYGWCRLAAAGRFVYLPGQHVLDYRVHRTSVMMNRLLTFRDCEPAIEAVFSDPAIVAAIAPQELRRLRRKSENHMNAYTVAQAFRARRYREAVSALADTFLNRPRQSLRAVVFSAAALAGI is encoded by the coding sequence ATGGAGTTTAAAGTCTTGGTTTCCGTCTCGATTGTCATTCCCGTTCGCAACGGTGAGCGTTACATCGTGGAAGCGATCGAAAGCGTGTTGTTCCAGGGCGAAACCGTTTGCGAAGTGCTGGTCGTCGATGACGGCTCCACCGACGCAACGGCGCAGAAGGTGCAAGGTTTCTCCGATCCGCGCGTCAAACTGCTGGCCCGACCCCAGGGAAGGCAGGGCGTTTCCGCCGTGCGCAATTTCGGTCTTTCGCAGGCGCGCGGCGAGTGGACGATGTTTCTCGATGCCGACGACCGCCTGAAAGCGGGCGCCATCGCCGCCCTTGGCGCCGGTGTCTCCGGACCGGATGTCGTTGCGGTTTATGGCGACTACGAGCGTATAGACGAAAATGGCGCCAAGATCGGCCGGCGCAATCTCATCCGCCGGCGGGAGAAGCCTGATGGTTTCATCCTGCAGCCGCTTTTGGGCGGAAACTTCATCGTCAATGGCGGCATCATGCTGGTCCGAACCCGCATCTTTCAGGATTTCGGCGGTTTTGACGAGACGTTGCGCTACGCGGAAGACTGGTATGGCTGGTGCAGGCTGGCCGCCGCCGGCCGCTTCGTCTATCTGCCGGGCCAGCATGTTCTCGACTACCGGGTGCACAGGACAAGCGTGATGATGAACCGTCTCCTGACGTTCCGGGATTGTGAACCGGCGATCGAGGCGGTGTTTTCCGACCCTGCCATCGTCGCCGCCATAGCGCCGCAGGAACTGAGGCGGCTGCGTCGCAAATCCGAAAACCACATGAATGCCTATACGGTGGCGCAGGCCTTTCGCGCCCGCCGTTATCGCGAGGCCGTTTCGGCGCTTGCCGATACATTCCTCAATCGCCCGCGCCAAAGCCTCAGGGCCGTCGTTTTTTCCGCCGCAGCGCTTGCCGGTATTTAG
- a CDS encoding glycosyltransferase family 2 protein gives MSEIMPEAVVCIPSFRRPEGLRKTLASLLAQKVDFPFAIVVVDNDGAGQAGLAVARSFFAENEVTGQALVEPTQGNCYAINTAFRTARQSYPSAEWFLMIDDDEAASPVWLAEMVSAARSFGADIVGGPVNREFDAPASKAVLSHPLFGSIESPTGPVDQIHGSGNCLISRRVFETLAKPEFDVQFNFLGGGDMDFFTRCRKAGFKFAWNAQALIIEYVPENRMAPRWIMERSLRTGIINYSIDRARRPGLKGGLLLTAKNAVSLCLSVVRAVSAFFKTGSLLPATHPPLMSIGRVLASLGITLTPYKAPAKKA, from the coding sequence ATGTCCGAAATCATGCCGGAAGCGGTGGTGTGCATTCCCAGTTTCCGCAGGCCCGAAGGCTTGCGGAAGACATTGGCGTCGCTTTTGGCCCAGAAGGTCGATTTTCCCTTCGCCATCGTCGTGGTCGACAATGATGGCGCAGGCCAGGCGGGCCTTGCCGTTGCGCGCTCCTTCTTTGCCGAAAATGAAGTGACAGGTCAGGCCCTGGTGGAGCCGACACAGGGCAATTGTTACGCCATCAACACCGCATTCCGCACCGCCCGGCAGAGTTATCCTTCCGCTGAGTGGTTCCTGATGATCGACGACGACGAGGCAGCCTCCCCGGTCTGGCTCGCCGAGATGGTCTCGGCTGCAAGGTCTTTCGGCGCTGATATCGTCGGCGGTCCGGTCAACCGCGAATTCGACGCACCCGCATCGAAGGCGGTTCTGTCGCATCCGTTATTCGGCTCCATCGAATCCCCGACCGGCCCGGTCGATCAGATTCACGGATCGGGCAATTGCCTGATCTCCAGACGTGTTTTCGAAACGCTGGCAAAACCGGAATTCGACGTGCAATTCAATTTCCTCGGCGGCGGCGACATGGATTTCTTCACCCGCTGCCGCAAGGCCGGTTTCAAATTCGCCTGGAATGCCCAAGCCCTCATCATCGAATATGTGCCGGAAAACCGCATGGCGCCGCGCTGGATCATGGAGCGCTCGCTCAGGACGGGCATCATCAACTACAGCATTGACCGCGCCCGACGCCCCGGCCTGAAGGGCGGGCTGCTGCTAACCGCCAAAAACGCCGTCAGCCTGTGTCTTTCAGTGGTCCGCGCCGTTTCCGCATTCTTTAAAACCGGGTCGCTGCTGCCCGCCACCCATCCGCCGCTCATGTCCATCGGCCGCGTCCTGGCGAGCCTCGGCATTACGCTGACCCCCTACAAGGCGCCGGCGAAAAAGGCCTGA
- a CDS encoding WecB/TagA/CpsF family glycosyltransferase, which produces MPDSEGPGTIWPVIPLAALPITDATIDETAQDFILRAEGERAAGSRPFYSTSANGQVIALCHQDKEFDAMLRQADQIHADGMSLVIFSRKFCTTALRERVATTDLVHAVARRAEETGTRFYFLGGSEDVNRAAVEEMQRLYPRLVFSGRRNGYFKRDEEQAILADIAASRTDILWVGFGIPLEQRFVSRNLDGLSGIAVIKTCGGLFDFLAGKNSRAPQWMQDMGLEWLYRAMLEPKRLGKRYLLTNPIAIYSLLKHRYSASGQNR; this is translated from the coding sequence ATCCCGGATTCGGAAGGACCTGGCACAATCTGGCCGGTCATTCCGCTTGCGGCTTTGCCCATCACTGACGCGACGATCGACGAGACGGCACAGGATTTCATCCTGCGCGCGGAAGGCGAGCGCGCGGCCGGCTCAAGGCCGTTCTATTCGACCTCGGCGAATGGCCAGGTGATCGCGCTCTGCCATCAGGACAAGGAATTCGACGCCATGCTGCGGCAGGCGGACCAGATTCATGCCGATGGCATGTCGCTGGTGATCTTTTCCCGCAAATTCTGCACCACGGCGCTACGGGAACGCGTCGCGACCACGGATCTCGTTCATGCCGTGGCCCGCCGGGCCGAAGAGACGGGTACGCGGTTTTATTTCCTCGGCGGCTCCGAAGACGTGAACCGCGCCGCCGTTGAGGAAATGCAGAGGCTCTATCCGCGTCTGGTCTTCTCGGGTCGGCGCAACGGTTATTTCAAGCGGGATGAAGAGCAGGCGATCCTCGCCGATATCGCCGCATCACGGACGGATATTCTCTGGGTTGGCTTCGGCATACCGCTGGAGCAACGTTTCGTTTCGCGCAATCTCGACGGGCTTTCCGGCATCGCGGTGATAAAGACCTGCGGTGGCCTGTTCGACTTTCTCGCTGGCAAGAACAGCAGGGCGCCGCAATGGATGCAGGATATGGGGCTCGAATGGCTCTACAGGGCCATGCTCGAGCCGAAACGTCTCGGCAAGCGTTATCTGCTGACCAATCCGATCGCCATTTATTCGCTGCTGAAACATCGCTATAGCGCTTCCGGTCAGAACCGGTAG
- a CDS encoding GumC family protein, with amino-acid sequence MYRLQKAGHKQARPLDEKAAAAARPHGSLLDDLADEDEVFERTVLKEHLEPKPAAAIAEPAPAAQSVKASSPSASLANALPGLKYIDRIGLDDVLIWLRNGIVWIVLAIILCVAASLSYAYMTPPRYTAYTDIVVNPSNLNVVSDGVFSPNQQRDTQILEVESKLRTITSRNVLARVVDELKLDQDAEFIKPPPLARLKAIFSSKPEDGDNRVGALRSLGDRVAAERDPRSFVVTLSVWTNDAEKSVMVSKAIVKAFESELFQTTSDSSQRIVDDLRTRLEEMRENVTVAEKRVADFRRENGLQENNGQLVSNLASGELNAQVLAAQQRVIQEESRLKQMEAAIAQNRTQSDAIFDSQTMNTIRAQYSTLQQQIGAMTLTYGARHPRLATAGAERDMLERGMADEARRILQAAKTNVAEARSSLDALRLKAVAERANVFTDNEAQVRLRDLERDANSAAAIYETYLNRSRQIAEQQTIDATNVRVISQPVAPNSRSWPPGKLIFLIAGGVGGLFLGLGIAIALGLLGYLRRKDHADIAAR; translated from the coding sequence ATGTACAGGCTTCAAAAGGCGGGACATAAGCAGGCACGTCCGCTGGATGAAAAAGCGGCGGCCGCCGCCAGACCCCATGGTTCCCTGCTGGACGATCTGGCGGATGAGGACGAGGTTTTCGAACGCACGGTGCTGAAAGAGCATCTCGAGCCGAAGCCGGCGGCCGCCATTGCCGAACCAGCTCCGGCCGCGCAATCCGTCAAGGCGAGCTCGCCGAGCGCCAGTCTGGCGAATGCGCTGCCAGGTCTGAAATATATCGACAGGATCGGCCTGGACGATGTGCTCATCTGGCTGCGAAACGGCATTGTGTGGATCGTGCTTGCGATCATTCTCTGCGTCGCCGCGTCACTTTCCTATGCCTATATGACACCGCCGCGCTACACGGCCTATACGGATATCGTCGTCAACCCCTCCAACCTCAACGTCGTCAGCGACGGGGTGTTCTCCCCGAACCAGCAACGCGACACCCAGATTCTCGAGGTGGAGAGCAAGCTGCGCACCATTACCTCGCGCAATGTGCTGGCGCGGGTGGTGGATGAGCTGAAGCTTGACCAGGATGCCGAATTCATCAAGCCGCCGCCGCTTGCGCGGTTGAAGGCGATTTTTTCATCGAAACCGGAGGATGGCGACAACAGGGTCGGCGCGCTTCGTTCGCTCGGAGACCGGGTGGCGGCGGAACGCGATCCACGTTCCTTCGTGGTGACGCTTTCGGTCTGGACCAATGACGCGGAAAAGTCCGTCATGGTCTCGAAAGCCATCGTCAAGGCTTTCGAAAGCGAGCTGTTCCAGACGACGTCCGACAGCAGCCAGCGCATCGTCGATGATCTGAGGACCAGGCTGGAGGAAATGCGTGAGAACGTGACTGTGGCCGAAAAGCGCGTCGCGGATTTCCGCCGCGAAAACGGCCTGCAGGAAAATAACGGCCAGCTGGTCAGCAATCTTGCATCCGGTGAGTTGAATGCGCAGGTGCTGGCGGCGCAGCAGCGTGTCATTCAGGAGGAGTCACGCCTCAAGCAGATGGAGGCGGCGATTGCGCAGAACCGCACGCAGAGCGACGCCATCTTCGACAGCCAGACCATGAACACCATCCGCGCACAATACAGCACCCTGCAGCAGCAGATCGGCGCGATGACGCTGACCTATGGCGCGCGCCATCCCCGTCTGGCGACGGCGGGGGCGGAACGCGACATGCTGGAGCGCGGCATGGCGGACGAGGCGCGGCGCATTTTGCAGGCGGCCAAGACCAATGTCGCCGAGGCCCGTTCCTCGCTCGACGCTCTCAGGCTGAAAGCCGTGGCGGAGCGCGCCAATGTCTTTACCGACAACGAGGCGCAGGTGCGGCTGCGCGATCTGGAACGCGACGCCAATTCGGCCGCGGCGATCTACGAGACCTATCTCAACCGCTCGCGGCAGATCGCCGAGCAGCAGACGATCGATGCCACCAATGTGCGGGTGATTTCGCAGCCGGTGGCCCCCAATTCCAGAAGCTGGCCGCCGGGCAAGCTGATCTTCCTGATCGCCGGCGGCGTGGGCGGTCTGTTCCTCGGTCTTGGCATTGCCATAGCGCTCGGGCTTCTGGGTTATCTGCGCCGCAAGGATCATGCGGACATCGCGGCGCGCTAG
- a CDS encoding phosphomannomutase, which yields MSLKFGTSGLRGLSVDLKGKASAVYATAFARHLLASGQAKAGDPILVARDFRDSSPDVSATCIAALKKAGLTPLDCGKVPTPALALYGLSLKAGALMITGSHIPADRNGIKFYRPDGEIDKRDETAIAALAAKVEAEGISDETETAEDHSAIAAELFYERNIALLPEKALSGLKIGVYQHSTVARDLFVDVLAHYGADVVPLGRSETFIPVDTEAVSPETLALLKEWAPQHGLDAIVSADGDGDRPLLADENGVPLRGDLIGLITANFLDAGVVVTPVTSNSGIEASGSFEVVRTKVGSPFVIAGMGEALAEGKNGVMGFEANGGLLTASAFTLNGRPLSPLPTRDSFLPVLAVLLLSAEQKKPLSQIAAAYRLPVAAADRLENFAQEKSAALMAHLRASRSNLETFLAPVGAVKALSDIDGLRVALTDGSTIHFRPSGNAPEMRCYVEAANQDEAETLLNKGLDLIRNFG from the coding sequence ATGAGCCTGAAATTTGGAACGAGTGGCCTTCGCGGCCTCTCTGTCGATCTGAAAGGAAAAGCCTCTGCCGTCTATGCCACGGCATTTGCAAGACACCTTCTTGCGTCGGGCCAGGCAAAGGCGGGAGACCCCATTCTTGTGGCCCGCGATTTTCGCGATTCGAGCCCGGATGTGTCCGCAACCTGCATCGCCGCGCTGAAAAAGGCCGGCCTGACGCCGCTTGATTGCGGCAAGGTACCGACCCCAGCGCTGGCGCTTTACGGGCTTTCCCTCAAGGCCGGAGCCCTGATGATCACCGGCTCGCATATTCCGGCCGACCGCAACGGCATCAAGTTCTATCGTCCCGACGGCGAAATCGACAAACGGGATGAAACGGCGATTGCCGCACTCGCAGCAAAGGTCGAGGCTGAAGGCATCAGTGACGAGACGGAAACGGCAGAGGATCACTCCGCAATCGCCGCCGAACTTTTCTACGAGCGCAATATCGCGTTGCTGCCGGAAAAGGCGCTGTCGGGCCTGAAGATCGGCGTTTACCAGCACAGCACGGTGGCGCGGGATCTCTTCGTCGACGTTCTCGCCCATTATGGCGCAGATGTCGTGCCGCTCGGCCGCTCCGAGACCTTCATTCCCGTCGATACCGAGGCGGTCTCACCGGAAACGCTGGCGCTTCTCAAAGAATGGGCGCCGCAACACGGTCTGGACGCCATCGTTTCCGCCGACGGCGACGGCGACCGTCCCCTGCTCGCCGATGAAAACGGCGTGCCGCTGCGCGGCGACCTGATCGGGCTTATCACGGCCAATTTTCTCGATGCGGGCGTGGTCGTGACCCCCGTCACCTCCAATTCCGGTATTGAAGCAAGCGGTTCGTTCGAAGTTGTCCGCACCAAGGTCGGCTCACCTTTCGTGATCGCCGGCATGGGTGAAGCGCTTGCCGAGGGAAAGAACGGCGTCATGGGCTTCGAGGCCAATGGCGGCCTGTTGACCGCCTCCGCCTTCACCCTCAACGGCAGGCCGCTTTCGCCGCTGCCGACGCGTGACAGCTTCCTGCCTGTCCTTGCCGTGTTGCTTCTGTCCGCCGAACAGAAAAAACCTTTGTCGCAAATCGCAGCCGCTTACAGGCTGCCGGTTGCCGCCGCCGACCGTCTGGAGAACTTCGCGCAGGAAAAGAGCGCCGCCCTAATGGCGCATCTGCGCGCCTCCCGCAGCAATCTCGAAACCTTCCTCGCCCCGGTCGGCGCGGTGAAGGCGCTCAGCGACATAGACGGCCTGCGTGTGGCGCTGACCGACGGCAGCACCATCCATTTCCGCCCCTCCGGCAACGCTCCCGAAATGCGCTGTTATGTCGAGGCCGCCAATCAGGATGAGGCCGAAACGCTTCTGAACAAGGGGCTCGATCTCATCCGTAATTTTGGGTGA
- a CDS encoding globin, which produces MSGETITLYEAIGGDATVRALTRRFYELMDTLPEAARCRAIHPADLSGSEAKFYDYLTGYLGGPPVYVEKHGHPMLRRRHFVAPIGPAERDEWLLCFRRAMDETIENPKLREIIWTPVERLAFHMQNQEADSQ; this is translated from the coding sequence ATGAGCGGCGAGACCATTACCCTTTATGAAGCGATTGGTGGCGATGCGACCGTCAGGGCGCTGACCCGGCGTTTCTATGAATTGATGGATACGTTGCCCGAAGCGGCGCGCTGCCGCGCCATCCATCCGGCCGATCTTTCCGGCAGCGAGGCGAAGTTTTACGATTATCTGACGGGATATCTTGGCGGACCGCCGGTTTATGTCGAGAAACACGGCCATCCGATGCTCCGCCGCCGCCATTTCGTCGCCCCTATCGGCCCCGCCGAGCGGGATGAATGGCTGCTCTGCTTCCGCCGCGCCATGGACGAGACCATCGAAAACCCGAAGCTGCGCGAGATCATCTGGACGCCGGTCGAGCGGCTAGCCTTTCACATGCAGAACCAGGAGGCGGACAGCCAATGA
- a CDS encoding DUF423 domain-containing protein: MTMQSATIASLPRERLRAFILLLGGLTGAAGVMLAAAATHTGETYMLGNASAMALAHAPVLVALHIGADRIRTAIPAGLILGLGTAVFVGDLVTRHFSGHSLFPYAAPTGGLGMIAGWLVLCAGAFLKPKG, encoded by the coding sequence ATGACCATGCAGAGCGCGACCATCGCAAGCCTGCCCCGCGAAAGATTGCGGGCCTTTATTCTGTTGCTGGGCGGCCTCACGGGCGCGGCCGGCGTGATGCTCGCAGCAGCCGCCACCCATACCGGCGAAACCTATATGCTCGGCAATGCTTCGGCCATGGCGCTGGCGCATGCGCCGGTGCTTGTGGCGCTTCATATCGGCGCGGATCGCATCAGAACCGCCATTCCCGCAGGCCTGATCCTCGGCCTCGGCACGGCGGTTTTTGTCGGCGATCTCGTCACCCGCCATTTTTCCGGTCACAGCCTGTTTCCCTACGCAGCACCCACGGGTGGCCTCGGCATGATTGCCGGATGGCTGGTGCTTTGCGCGGGAGCATTTCTAAAGCCGAAGGGCTAA
- a CDS encoding DUF2325 domain-containing protein — translation MARKEKKKAERGGKQGKGAPQTERDVAEQQLSGPKSFLYVGGRDCQVAHLRQIASNFGAELIHHDGGLREAVSRIDTVLPSVDCVFCPIDCISHDACLRVKSGCKKFGKTFIPLRNGSKSSLERALQTMNERTSNDERRAQ, via the coding sequence ATGGCACGCAAGGAAAAGAAGAAGGCCGAACGCGGCGGCAAGCAGGGCAAGGGCGCTCCCCAGACTGAGCGGGATGTGGCCGAACAGCAGCTTTCCGGTCCGAAAAGCTTTCTTTATGTCGGCGGCCGTGACTGTCAGGTTGCGCATCTTCGCCAGATCGCCAGCAATTTCGGCGCGGAGCTCATTCATCACGATGGCGGCCTGCGTGAGGCCGTCTCGCGCATCGATACCGTGCTTCCCTCCGTCGACTGCGTTTTCTGCCCGATCGACTGTATCAGCCACGATGCGTGTCTGCGGGTGAAGTCCGGTTGCAAGAAATTCGGCAAGACGTTCATTCCGCTGCGCAACGGCAGCAAATCCAGTCTGGAGCGGGCGCTGCAGACCATGAATGAACGGACCTCGAACGATGAGCGACGAGCGCAATAA